Proteins encoded by one window of Chryseobacterium sp. POL2:
- a CDS encoding DUF2306 domain-containing protein translates to MLISKNIQHKIFKGLIFLAFTYFFVLMLRITLFYVPLDSTANFLAIKQTEVEERPEYLTIFHIHVYTSIFVLVAGFIALFFNKSLKKIHRWSGRVYVILTLVFSSISGIYMAFFANGGIPAKISFVILGLLWFYSTYRAYQEVRNRNIMNHRHWMWRSYALCFSAVTLRLWKVILVYLFHPNPMDVYQVIAWLGWIPNILFVEYLILKNKK, encoded by the coding sequence ATGCTGATTAGCAAAAACATACAACATAAGATTTTTAAAGGCTTAATATTTTTAGCGTTCACCTATTTTTTTGTATTGATGTTGCGGATAACTTTGTTTTATGTTCCGTTGGACTCTACCGCCAATTTTTTAGCAATCAAACAAACCGAAGTTGAGGAAAGACCCGAGTATTTGACGATTTTTCACATCCATGTTTACACGAGTATATTTGTGTTGGTGGCGGGTTTTATCGCTTTGTTTTTTAATAAAAGTTTAAAAAAAATTCATCGTTGGTCGGGAAGAGTTTATGTGATTTTGACTTTGGTTTTTTCATCAATATCAGGAATTTACATGGCTTTCTTTGCTAATGGCGGAATTCCTGCCAAGATATCTTTTGTGATATTGGGATTGCTTTGGTTTTATTCGACGTACAGAGCTTACCAAGAAGTAAGAAACCGAAATATCATGAATCATAGGCATTGGATGTGGCGAAGTTATGCGTTGTGTTTTTCGGCAGTGACTTTACGTTTGTGGAAAGTTATTTTAGTATATTTATTTCATCCCAATCCTATGGATGTTTATCAAGTTATTGCTTGGTTGGGTTGGATTCCTAATATTTTGTTTGTAGAATATTTAATTTTAAAAAATAAAAAATAA
- the thiL gene encoding thiamine-phosphate kinase, with protein MFEDKSQELTPISKLGEFGLIKHLTEHFPLGNPSSELGVGDDAAVINPDGKKLVVSTDVLAEGVHFNLGYVPLKHLGYKAVVVNLSDIAAMNATPTQILVSLAISNRFPVEALEEIYAGIQLACQHYKVDLVGGDTTSSNAGLVMSITAVGIEDSEKIIKRNGAKANDLLVVSGDLGGAYLGLQILEREHAVYLANPNMQPEMEGYDYILERQLKPKARTDVKATLTELGILPTSMIDISDGLASEILHLSDQSKVGFRVYEEKIPLDNLTISTADELNLNPAMAALNGGEDYELLFTISPNDFDKIVGHPDFSVIGHATDLNEGNFLVARGSNQLVPLSAQGWDAFLNKNKE; from the coding sequence ATGTTTGAAGATAAATCTCAAGAATTAACGCCCATTTCTAAATTGGGAGAATTCGGTTTGATAAAACACCTTACCGAGCATTTTCCGTTAGGAAATCCTAGCTCAGAATTAGGCGTTGGCGATGACGCTGCCGTTATAAATCCTGATGGAAAAAAACTCGTTGTTTCCACGGATGTTTTGGCAGAAGGTGTGCATTTTAACCTCGGCTACGTCCCGTTAAAACATTTGGGTTACAAAGCTGTTGTGGTTAACTTAAGCGACATTGCCGCCATGAATGCCACTCCAACACAGATTTTGGTTTCTTTGGCGATTTCTAATCGTTTTCCTGTGGAAGCTTTGGAAGAAATATATGCAGGAATTCAACTGGCGTGTCAACATTACAAAGTTGATTTGGTTGGTGGCGATACGACAAGTTCTAATGCTGGTTTGGTAATGAGTATAACAGCTGTTGGTATTGAAGATTCTGAAAAGATTATAAAAAGAAATGGAGCAAAAGCTAATGATCTTCTTGTGGTTTCTGGCGACTTAGGTGGGGCTTATCTTGGACTTCAAATTTTGGAGAGAGAACATGCTGTCTATTTAGCAAATCCAAATATGCAACCCGAAATGGAGGGCTACGACTATATTCTTGAACGTCAACTAAAACCTAAAGCGCGTACCGATGTTAAAGCAACTTTGACAGAATTAGGCATTCTGCCAACATCTATGATAGACATTTCGGATGGTTTGGCATCGGAGATTTTACATTTGTCCGACCAATCGAAAGTTGGTTTCAGAGTTTATGAGGAAAAAATACCCTTGGATAATTTGACAATAAGTACCGCTGACGAACTTAATCTAAATCCTGCAATGGCTGCTCTTAACGGTGGTGAAGATTACGAATTGTTGTTCACAATTTCGCCTAATGATTTTGATAAAATTGTTGGTCATCCCGATTTCAGCGTTATCGGGCATGCGACCGATCTTAATGAAGGCAACTTCCTAGTCGCACGCGGTTCCAACCAATTGGTGCCGTTGAGTGCCCAAGGCTGGGATGCTTTTTTGAATAAAAATAAAGAATAA
- a CDS encoding YARHG domain-containing protein, translated as MKTNFILGMSVLVLALGSCKKDNELKENDKKTDSVVVVALPEIHKELYGIYSGDFETEYNPNADHVKDNYMIKKLSIKLNKITKDSVYGYSVVNGNQRPFRGVYNENANTFVLDEPGDDKTDGRFQVTLRKDSLVGNWKAFNTQAVKSPQKMVRLLKKDFVYNANFMLDKDNSDIVDWTTTKMGKGSYEDENGKKITYDVEKQRYASDAIFTVNASKEKLTEKDLKNLKKLDMEIIKNAVFARHGYSFKKETYRQFFNYQDWYVPVSNNVDNDLSPLEKENVALLNRFIKYAEDNYDTFGR; from the coding sequence ATGAAAACTAATTTTATTCTTGGCATGTCTGTGTTAGTGCTTGCTTTAGGATCGTGCAAAAAAGATAATGAACTTAAAGAAAACGATAAAAAGACAGACTCAGTTGTTGTGGTTGCCCTTCCAGAGATTCATAAAGAATTGTATGGCATCTACTCGGGTGATTTTGAAACAGAATATAATCCGAATGCAGACCATGTAAAGGATAATTATATGATAAAGAAGCTCTCCATAAAACTCAACAAAATTACTAAAGACAGTGTCTACGGTTATAGTGTTGTTAATGGCAATCAACGCCCTTTTCGTGGGGTTTATAATGAAAACGCCAACACATTTGTCCTAGACGAACCTGGAGATGACAAGACCGACGGACGTTTTCAGGTAACATTGAGAAAAGATAGCTTGGTTGGTAATTGGAAAGCCTTCAACACGCAAGCGGTAAAATCACCTCAGAAAATGGTGAGACTTCTGAAAAAAGACTTTGTCTATAACGCGAATTTTATGCTAGATAAAGACAATTCGGATATTGTTGACTGGACAACAACCAAAATGGGAAAAGGAAGTTACGAGGACGAAAATGGTAAAAAAATAACTTATGATGTGGAAAAGCAACGTTATGCGTCCGATGCGATTTTCACCGTTAATGCGTCCAAGGAAAAACTTACCGAAAAAGATTTGAAAAATTTGAAGAAACTCGACATGGAAATCATTAAAAACGCTGTATTTGCACGACATGGTTATTCATTTAAGAAAGAAACCTACCGTCAGTTTTTCAATTATCAAGATTGGTATGTCCCTGTTTCTAATAATGTAGATAATGATTTGTCGCCCTTAGAAAAAGAAAATGTGGCGCTTCTTAATCGTTTTATCAAATATGCCGAAGATAATTATGATACTTTTGGACGTTAA
- a CDS encoding bacteriophage spanin2 family protein, producing the protein MKSLSKYFSFIGILTLLLVTSCQTRVVDGHKPLHDNTLELYKNYSIKTKDAKTLKMQILKVDADKIYGKLNNGEQKEIERNEIYEIKKTDYLSTILIALAAIAAVIFIPI; encoded by the coding sequence ATGAAATCACTTTCTAAATACTTTAGCTTTATCGGAATTTTGACGTTGTTGTTGGTAACTTCTTGTCAAACAAGAGTTGTTGATGGGCACAAGCCTTTGCATGACAATACATTAGAGCTTTATAAAAACTATTCGATCAAAACTAAAGATGCCAAAACTCTAAAGATGCAAATTTTGAAAGTAGATGCTGACAAGATCTACGGAAAACTTAACAATGGCGAACAAAAAGAAATAGAAAGAAATGAAATCTACGAAATAAAGAAAACAGATTATCTTTCAACCATACTTATTGCTCTTGCAGCAATAGCAGCGGTTATTTTTATTCCGATCTAA
- a CDS encoding thioredoxin family protein, which yields MKNLLFTLLLSFCFGLVLNAQNNNSIAKKGYQVGDVATDFSLKNIDGKMISLKDFPDAKGFIVIFTCNHCPYAKKYENRINELDKMYKSKGFPVIAINPNDPEVQPEDNFDQMKIRAKEKNFSFPYLLDEGQKIYPQYGATKTPHVFLLQKENGKNIVKYIGAIDNNYENPKEVSAFYVQDAVDALLKNEPIKTTKTVAIGCSIKVKK from the coding sequence ATGAAAAACTTATTATTTACCTTGTTATTAAGCTTTTGTTTTGGCTTAGTTTTAAATGCACAAAACAATAATTCGATTGCGAAAAAAGGCTATCAAGTTGGTGATGTCGCAACAGATTTTAGTCTTAAAAATATTGATGGAAAAATGATTTCGCTTAAAGATTTTCCAGATGCTAAAGGCTTTATCGTCATCTTCACTTGCAACCATTGTCCGTATGCAAAAAAATATGAAAATCGCATCAACGAACTGGATAAAATGTACAAAAGCAAAGGTTTTCCTGTGATCGCGATCAATCCGAATGATCCAGAAGTGCAACCAGAAGATAATTTTGACCAAATGAAAATTCGCGCCAAAGAAAAGAATTTTAGCTTTCCATATCTTCTTGATGAAGGACAAAAAATATATCCGCAATATGGTGCTACAAAAACGCCACACGTCTTTTTACTACAAAAAGAAAACGGGAAAAATATTGTAAAATATATCGGTGCTATCGATAACAACTACGAAAATCCAAAAGAAGTTAGCGCGTTTTATGTGCAAGATGCTGTTGATGCTTTACTAAAAAATGAACCTATTAAAACGACAAAAACCGTAGCTATCGGATGTAGTATTAAGGTGAAGAAATAA
- a CDS encoding glycosyltransferase produces MRVIVSVFSNLFTDQRVEKTCQTLIDQGYDVELIGNNWGGALEMQRHYPITRISLTSKSLKFAYPEFMFKLYKELKKRTDKNSVLYSNDLETLIPNFKIAEQLNIPLVFDSHEMFSEMPSVQGKISQKIWKWVERNYFPKLNNIITASDSYADWFVKEYDIARPMVVRNLPRQQYREQQESKSQKIILYQGWLNYSRGIDKAIMAMQYVENAVLKIAGGGPMEAEFRAIAKQYDVLDKVEFLGKLYPSDLRKITPTADVGLSIEENKGLSYYYSLPNKISDYIQAKVPVVVSDFPELKKIALGYQVGETIENHDPKHLAEKINLVLNKGKIFYKKNLDKAAQELSWEHEEQKIIKVLEQAIHKK; encoded by the coding sequence ATGCGCGTAATTGTTAGTGTTTTTAGTAATCTTTTTACAGACCAACGGGTTGAAAAAACTTGTCAAACACTTATCGATCAAGGTTACGATGTGGAACTTATTGGCAACAATTGGGGCGGTGCGCTAGAGATGCAGCGCCATTATCCAATAACACGCATTTCTTTGACTTCTAAAAGTTTAAAATTCGCTTATCCAGAATTTATGTTCAAACTTTATAAAGAATTAAAGAAAAGAACTGACAAAAATTCCGTTTTGTATTCTAATGATTTAGAAACATTAATCCCGAATTTCAAGATCGCAGAACAGCTTAATATTCCTTTGGTTTTCGACAGCCACGAAATGTTTAGCGAAATGCCTTCTGTACAAGGAAAAATTTCTCAAAAAATTTGGAAATGGGTCGAACGAAATTATTTCCCTAAGCTCAACAATATAATTACTGCGAGCGATTCTTACGCCGATTGGTTTGTAAAAGAATATGACATCGCAAGACCGATGGTTGTGCGGAATTTACCACGACAACAATATAGAGAGCAACAAGAATCCAAATCTCAAAAAATTATTTTGTATCAAGGTTGGCTCAATTATTCACGAGGTATTGATAAAGCCATTATGGCAATGCAATATGTGGAAAATGCCGTTCTAAAAATCGCTGGAGGTGGTCCAATGGAAGCAGAATTTCGTGCCATTGCAAAGCAGTATGATGTTTTGGATAAAGTCGAATTTTTAGGAAAGTTATATCCTTCGGATTTACGCAAAATTACCCCAACGGCTGATGTTGGCTTAAGCATCGAAGAGAATAAGGGCTTAAGTTATTACTATTCGCTTCCTAATAAAATTTCAGATTACATTCAGGCAAAAGTTCCTGTTGTTGTTTCTGATTTTCCAGAACTAAAAAAGATTGCCCTAGGCTATCAAGTCGGCGAAACAATCGAAAATCACGATCCCAAACATTTAGCCGAAAAAATAAATTTGGTTTTAAATAAAGGGAAAATTTTTTATAAAAAAAATCTGGACAAAGCTGCACAAGAGCTTTCTTGGGAACATGAAGAGCAAAAGATTATTAAAGTTCTAGAACAAGCGATTCACAAAAAATAA
- a CDS encoding NAD(P)/FAD-dependent oxidoreductase, whose product MKQVIIIGGGAAGFFCAANLDKNKYNIRILEQNKDVLQKVKISGGGRCNVTHACFDPSDLVKFYPRGEKELRSVFSKFQPGDTMDWFEQRGVELKIENDNRVFPVSNQSQSIIDTLTSETEKNNVEVITQTTVVSIEKEGEVFVITTKTGTYTADYVVFATGSAPKSLKLVEQLGHKIVSLVPSLFTFNIKHPLLSEHPGTSFEWAEVNIPKLKLGESGPLLITHWGLSGPAVLKLSAWGARKLAEVGYKFEIFINFISKSIEDAEEDFVNFKENNPKKSIGQSKIFNVTNRFWNSLLTFSKIDSEKHIANVSKKEMLVLLENLCQLKLNVDGKSTFKDEFVTAGGVDLKEINFKTMESKIVPNFYLAGEVLNIDAITGGFNFQACWSEAWLIAQELNSK is encoded by the coding sequence ATGAAGCAAGTCATAATCATTGGAGGTGGTGCAGCAGGATTTTTTTGCGCTGCCAATTTGGATAAAAATAAATACAACATCCGTATTTTGGAGCAGAATAAAGACGTTCTTCAGAAAGTTAAAATTTCTGGAGGTGGACGTTGCAATGTGACACATGCTTGTTTTGACCCTAGTGACTTGGTGAAATTTTATCCAAGGGGCGAGAAAGAACTCCGAAGTGTTTTCAGCAAGTTTCAGCCAGGCGATACGATGGATTGGTTCGAGCAACGCGGCGTAGAACTTAAAATCGAAAATGATAACCGTGTTTTTCCAGTAAGCAATCAATCGCAAAGTATTATTGATACACTAACTTCTGAAACAGAAAAAAATAATGTTGAAGTTATTACACAAACAACCGTTGTTAGCATCGAAAAAGAAGGTGAGGTTTTTGTCATCACAACAAAAACGGGAACATATACGGCAGATTATGTTGTTTTCGCTACGGGAAGCGCACCAAAATCTCTGAAATTGGTCGAGCAATTGGGACATAAAATCGTAAGCCTTGTACCCTCATTATTTACCTTCAATATCAAACATCCTTTGCTTAGCGAACATCCAGGAACAAGCTTTGAGTGGGCAGAAGTCAATATCCCAAAACTAAAACTTGGAGAAAGTGGACCTTTGCTCATCACACATTGGGGACTTAGTGGACCAGCGGTTCTCAAGCTTTCCGCCTGGGGTGCTAGAAAGTTGGCTGAAGTAGGCTATAAATTTGAGATTTTCATTAATTTCATTTCCAAATCTATAGAAGACGCGGAGGAAGATTTTGTAAATTTTAAAGAAAACAATCCAAAGAAAAGCATTGGTCAAAGCAAGATTTTTAATGTGACCAATCGCTTTTGGAATAGCCTGTTGACATTTTCTAAAATCGATTCAGAAAAACATATCGCCAATGTCAGCAAGAAAGAAATGCTGGTTTTGTTAGAAAATCTTTGTCAATTGAAATTAAACGTGGATGGAAAAAGCACCTTCAAAGACGAGTTTGTCACTGCGGGTGGAGTGGATCTTAAAGAAATCAATTTTAAAACGATGGAAAGTAAAATTGTTCCTAACTTTTATTTGGCTGGAGAAGTTCTCAATATTGATGCGATAACGGGAGGATTCAATTTTCAAGCTTGTTGGAGCGAAGCTTGGCTCATTGCGCAGGAACTTAATTCTAAATAA
- a CDS encoding TlpA disulfide reductase family protein produces the protein MKFLLVLLLSFSSFHLYSSQVQKDVSLINYEELEKRIEQEKDKFLVLNFWSTTCGPCVKELPHFVAINKELRKNSNFRMLLVSLDRAADKQKVINFIKQKNIEADVVILDDIKRMNTWIPRFQEDWEGEIPVTLFYDKGQKVYFHNGDFTLEQLKNTLQQFYKL, from the coding sequence ATGAAGTTTTTATTAGTCTTATTGTTAAGCTTTTCGAGTTTTCATTTATATTCTTCTCAAGTTCAGAAAGATGTTTCTTTGATTAACTATGAAGAACTCGAGAAACGTATTGAGCAAGAAAAAGACAAATTTTTGGTTCTTAATTTTTGGTCAACAACTTGTGGTCCTTGCGTTAAAGAACTGCCACATTTTGTAGCAATTAATAAAGAACTTAGAAAAAATTCTAATTTCAGAATGCTTCTCGTGAGTCTTGACAGAGCCGCTGACAAACAAAAAGTTATCAATTTTATCAAACAAAAAAACATCGAAGCCGACGTTGTTATTTTGGACGATATTAAAAGAATGAACACCTGGATTCCGAGATTTCAAGAGGATTGGGAAGGCGAAATTCCAGTCACTTTATTTTATGATAAAGGACAGAAAGTATATTTCCACAATGGCGATTTTACATTGGAACAGCTTAAAAATACACTACAACAATTCTATAAGCTTTAA
- a CDS encoding uroporphyrinogen decarboxylase, producing the protein MGNNWVEYVGYLASVFIIGSFLTNKVRIIRIINFFGCICFVIYGIFNGMLWPVIIPNGILALVQLYHVFIKKLN; encoded by the coding sequence ATGGGTAATAATTGGGTAGAATATGTTGGCTATCTGGCTTCTGTATTTATTATTGGAAGTTTTTTAACCAATAAAGTCAGAATTATTAGAATCATCAATTTTTTTGGTTGTATCTGCTTCGTTATCTATGGTATTTTCAACGGAATGTTGTGGCCAGTTATTATTCCTAATGGGATTTTAGCTTTGGTTCAACTTTATCATGTTTTTATTAAAAAATTAAATTAA
- a CDS encoding acyl-CoA thioesterase, with protein sequence MEKFFYKFDVRWGDIDANRHLANSSYMAYCAQARMAFMNKEKMGLGQLNRWGVGPVILHERFSFFKEIYADQQVYVSVEIAGSSEDASIYQFVHNFYLPDGTHCAVAEATGVWIDMMLRKTTTPPDDVVMALDKYKTPETKLLTREDIKSLPFRPGNIDPEIFSI encoded by the coding sequence ATGGAAAAATTCTTTTATAAATTCGATGTCCGTTGGGGCGACATCGATGCGAACCGACATCTCGCAAACTCATCGTACATGGCCTATTGTGCACAAGCAAGAATGGCTTTTATGAACAAGGAGAAAATGGGTCTTGGACAGCTTAATCGTTGGGGTGTTGGACCTGTAATTTTGCACGAAAGATTTTCGTTTTTTAAGGAAATCTATGCCGATCAACAAGTCTATGTCAGTGTGGAAATTGCTGGAAGCTCAGAAGATGCATCCATCTATCAGTTTGTGCATAACTTCTATCTGCCAGATGGAACCCATTGTGCTGTTGCTGAAGCGACGGGCGTTTGGATTGATATGATGTTACGCAAAACCACAACGCCTCCAGATGATGTTGTGATGGCTTTGGACAAATATAAAACGCCTGAAACTAAGCTCTTGACAAGAGAAGATATTAAATCTCTACCTTTCCGACCTGGAAATATAGATCCAGAAATTTTTAGTATTTAA
- a CDS encoding M48 family metallopeptidase, giving the protein MKSKHILGLGLFSLSLMGCVTNPITGRSSIQFANNSEIATMASQEYKTTLSKAKVVTGTADANRVKSVGMNIKTAAEKYYTSIGRQSELANYNWEFNLLQDSQLNAWCMPGGKVAVYTGILPVTKDDNGLAVVMGHEVSHALAGHGNERISQAMLAQYGGAILGSTINNAQWASIFQQVYPVGAQVGLLAYGRKQELEADKMGLILMAMAGYDPRTAPSFWERMQASSKGGSTPQFLSTHPNPESRIADINAAMPEALQYYKAAGGK; this is encoded by the coding sequence ATGAAATCAAAACACATATTAGGGCTAGGTTTATTCTCATTAAGTTTAATGGGCTGCGTTACAAATCCTATTACAGGACGTTCTTCTATTCAGTTTGCAAACAATTCGGAGATTGCTACAATGGCTTCGCAAGAATATAAAACAACACTTTCTAAAGCAAAAGTTGTTACTGGCACTGCCGACGCTAATCGAGTAAAAAGTGTTGGAATGAATATAAAAACGGCTGCAGAGAAGTATTACACAAGTATCGGCAGACAATCGGAATTAGCTAATTATAATTGGGAATTCAATCTGTTACAAGATTCACAACTTAATGCTTGGTGTATGCCGGGTGGAAAAGTTGCGGTATATACTGGAATTCTTCCTGTAACGAAAGATGATAATGGATTGGCTGTGGTTATGGGCCACGAGGTATCACATGCCCTGGCAGGACATGGTAATGAGCGTATTTCTCAAGCTATGTTAGCACAATATGGTGGGGCCATTTTGGGAAGCACTATCAATAATGCGCAATGGGCGAGTATTTTTCAACAAGTTTACCCTGTTGGTGCGCAAGTTGGACTTTTGGCTTATGGTAGAAAACAAGAATTAGAAGCGGATAAAATGGGATTAATCTTAATGGCTATGGCGGGTTATGATCCTAGAACAGCACCTTCTTTTTGGGAAAGAATGCAGGCGTCTTCCAAAGGTGGTTCTACACCACAATTCTTATCAACCCACCCCAACCCAGAAAGTAGAATAGCTGATATTAATGCTGCAATGCCAGAAGCTTTGCAATATTACAAAGCAGCAGGAGGTAAATAG
- a CDS encoding ATP-dependent Clp protease ATP-binding subunit: MDYKFSDGLNRVFKQSKNEARRLQSEFLNTEHFLLGIIKTENSAKEILEGLHADLTQIRRKIETISTANSNPFVSNMGSISLTKMADQSVKRSELECRQYQSSEINTVHLLLGILYKQEDPTSNILQAYDIDYKSVQNEYQKMLKNTDQLPQNSAYDDDDEREDFSQMKKPTGNLGTGKSKTPTLDNFGRDLTALAKDDKLDPVIGREKEIERVSQILSRRKKNNPLLIGEPGVGKSAIAEGLALRIHQKKVSRVLYGKRVITLDLASLVAGTKYRGQFEERMKAIMTELEKNRDVILFIDELHTIVGAGSSTGSLDASNMFKPALARGEIQVIGATTLDEYRQYIEKDGALERRFQKVMVEPTSVEETIQILHQIKDKYEEHHNVHYSDEAINACVNLTSRYITDRFLPDKAIDAMDEAGSRVYIKNMKVPTEIIDFENKIEEVKEQKQQAVKKQDYLEARKLKDEEERLQIELNLAQENWDKDVKEKKEEVTEESVAEVVSMMSGVPVTKVGKNELDKLSAMDNKLNGKVIGQEEAVKKVVKAIQRNRAGLKDPNRPIGTFIFLGTTGVGKTELAKVMARELFDSDDALIRIDMSEYMEKFAISRLVGAPPGYVGYEEGGQLTEAVRRKPYAVILLDEIEKAHPDVFNILLQILDEGHVTDSLGRKIDFRNTIIILTSNIGTRDLKDFGDGVGFGTSAKKTTSDARARSTIENALKKAFAPEFLNRIDDIIIFNSLEKEDIKKIIDLELNKLYSRIEKLGYKVQLTDEARDFIAEKGWDKDFGARPLKRAIQKYIEDLLAEMLVNKQMKEGQLITLKLNDTKDALENETPKKERKKESAD, translated from the coding sequence ATGGATTATAAATTTTCAGATGGCTTGAACCGCGTGTTCAAACAGAGTAAAAACGAAGCAAGGCGTCTCCAAAGCGAGTTTCTTAATACCGAACATTTTTTGCTAGGAATTATTAAAACTGAAAACTCTGCTAAAGAAATCCTTGAAGGTCTTCATGCTGACCTTACACAAATCCGAAGAAAAATAGAAACAATTAGCACAGCTAACAGTAATCCTTTTGTGAGCAATATGGGAAGTATTTCGCTGACCAAAATGGCTGACCAATCGGTAAAAAGATCAGAGTTGGAGTGCAGACAATATCAATCTTCGGAGATTAATACAGTACATTTGTTATTAGGCATTTTGTATAAACAGGAAGATCCAACTTCAAATATTCTGCAAGCTTACGATATCGATTACAAAAGCGTACAAAACGAATATCAAAAGATGTTGAAAAATACAGATCAGCTTCCACAAAATAGCGCCTATGACGATGACGACGAAAGAGAAGATTTTTCACAAATGAAAAAACCGACCGGAAATCTAGGAACAGGCAAAAGCAAAACACCAACACTTGATAATTTCGGTAGAGATTTGACAGCCTTAGCCAAAGACGATAAGCTAGATCCTGTTATCGGTCGCGAAAAAGAAATTGAACGCGTTTCGCAAATCTTATCAAGAAGAAAGAAAAACAATCCACTTCTAATAGGTGAGCCTGGCGTTGGAAAATCTGCGATTGCCGAAGGTCTTGCGCTTAGAATTCATCAGAAAAAAGTATCGCGTGTTCTTTACGGAAAACGTGTGATTACTTTGGATTTGGCGAGTTTGGTTGCTGGTACAAAATACCGAGGACAATTCGAAGAACGCATGAAAGCCATCATGACCGAGTTGGAGAAAAACCGCGATGTCATCTTGTTTATCGACGAGTTGCATACCATTGTTGGTGCGGGAAGTTCTACAGGAAGTTTGGATGCTTCTAATATGTTCAAACCAGCATTAGCACGTGGCGAAATTCAAGTAATAGGCGCAACAACTTTGGACGAATACAGACAGTACATCGAGAAAGACGGTGCATTGGAACGTCGTTTCCAAAAAGTAATGGTCGAGCCTACGTCGGTTGAAGAAACCATTCAGATTTTGCATCAGATTAAAGATAAATACGAGGAGCACCACAATGTTCATTATTCTGATGAAGCCATTAATGCTTGTGTTAATTTAACTTCTCGATATATCACAGATCGTTTTTTACCAGACAAAGCGATTGATGCGATGGACGAAGCAGGATCTCGTGTTTACATCAAAAACATGAAAGTTCCTACCGAGATTATTGACTTTGAAAATAAAATCGAGGAAGTTAAAGAGCAGAAACAACAAGCGGTTAAAAAACAAGATTACCTTGAGGCTCGAAAACTGAAAGATGAAGAAGAACGTCTCCAGATAGAGCTTAATCTGGCTCAGGAAAACTGGGATAAAGATGTTAAAGAAAAGAAAGAAGAAGTTACCGAAGAAAGTGTTGCAGAAGTTGTATCCATGATGAGTGGCGTCCCCGTAACTAAAGTTGGTAAAAACGAACTTGACAAACTTTCTGCAATGGATAACAAGCTTAATGGTAAAGTTATAGGGCAAGAAGAAGCAGTTAAAAAAGTGGTAAAAGCCATCCAGCGCAACAGAGCTGGACTTAAAGATCCTAACAGACCTATCGGGACCTTTATATTCTTAGGAACAACAGGCGTTGGTAAAACCGAGTTGGCAAAAGTGATGGCTCGTGAACTTTTCGATTCTGATGATGCGTTGATTAGAATTGATATGAGTGAATATATGGAGAAGTTTGCGATATCAAGATTAGTTGGTGCGCCTCCAGGTTACGTTGGATATGAAGAAGGCGGACAATTAACCGAAGCGGTAAGACGTAAGCCTTATGCTGTAATCCTGCTAGATGAAATCGAAAAAGCACATCCTGATGTATTCAACATTTTATTACAAATTTTGGACGAAGGGCATGTTACCGACAGCCTTGGTAGAAAAATTGATTTCAGAAATACCATTATTATTTTAACTTCCAACATTGGGACAAGAGATCTTAAAGACTTTGGTGACGGTGTAGGATTCGGGACTTCTGCAAAGAAAACTACGTCGGACGCAAGAGCGAGAAGCACTATTGAAAATGCTCTGAAAAAAGCTTTTGCTCCAGAATTCTTAAACCGTATTGATGATATTATTATTTTCAATTCATTAGAAAAAGAAGACATTAAGAAAATTATCGATCTTGAACTTAACAAGCTTTATTCAAGAATTGAAAAACTTGGTTATAAAGTACAGTTAACTGACGAGGCTCGTGACTTCATCGCGGAAAAAGGTTGGGACAAAGATTTTGGAGCTAGACCTCTGAAACGTGCTATCCAAAAATATATTGAAGATCTACTTGCCGAAATGCTTGTCAACAAGCAAATGAAAGAAGGTCAACTAATTACATTAAAACTTAATGATACCAAAGATGCTTTGGAGAACGAAACGCCTAAGAAAGAGCGTAAAAAAGAAAGTGCTGACTAA